Proteins encoded in a region of the Photobacterium angustum genome:
- a CDS encoding GGDEF domain-containing protein, protein MFGKLTSKNKSLITSFKLFSLLFTAISGGYFAYNAYHLDEFHDQFFEKMNSIYSVSRRFSSYYNNTGTTFIPKGMHDYNGVDVWVKKPSDVKLLSTGIKRLRSQLDELTDNNIWTIAVFENPADYVHFDPARPLYLELYKNNKDNDIIKRIIKREGLGETYRYFYGCNLKLTERYVEESSNQKIRSLYYPIYNNRKLDALLVIDIKSNLLNESLKSYNNEFKTVLFANPSKHGYYIEKLLPCASQDPFYVGVNLLAILKVSLTPALLLTFFIQLLSSRLKRRKFSLQRDLMTHFYRRDYYEKKLLSQKSFCLLIIDIDNFKSINDTYGHEVGDEVIRTVAERVNQCIRQSDIAIRWGGEEFILSFPVMTREQLELKAEEIRHIIQVYPIHGIDVTISIGGTVSDTLSFTEAYKVSDDALYQSKHNGRNQSTII, encoded by the coding sequence ATGTTTGGTAAGTTAACAAGTAAAAACAAAAGTTTAATCACTAGCTTTAAACTTTTCTCTCTGTTATTCACAGCAATATCAGGTGGATATTTTGCTTATAACGCCTATCATTTAGACGAATTTCATGATCAATTTTTTGAAAAAATGAATTCGATTTACTCTGTTAGTCGACGTTTTAGTTCATATTACAACAATACTGGCACCACCTTTATCCCAAAAGGTATGCATGATTACAATGGCGTTGACGTTTGGGTAAAAAAACCTTCAGATGTAAAATTATTATCAACAGGGATAAAACGCCTTCGTTCTCAACTAGATGAACTTACCGATAATAATATATGGACTATTGCGGTTTTTGAAAATCCTGCCGACTATGTCCATTTTGATCCCGCTAGACCACTCTATTTAGAACTTTATAAAAATAATAAAGACAACGATATAATAAAGCGAATTATCAAACGTGAGGGTCTCGGTGAAACCTACCGATATTTTTATGGCTGTAATTTAAAACTGACGGAAAGGTATGTAGAAGAAAGTTCTAACCAAAAGATCAGGTCTTTATATTACCCTATTTACAATAATCGTAAGTTAGATGCGTTACTGGTCATTGATATCAAAAGTAACTTACTTAATGAATCTCTTAAAAGTTACAATAATGAATTCAAGACGGTGCTTTTTGCTAACCCATCAAAGCATGGCTATTACATAGAAAAGCTATTACCTTGCGCTAGCCAAGATCCTTTTTATGTTGGTGTAAACTTATTGGCTATTTTAAAAGTATCGCTTACACCTGCATTACTTTTAACCTTCTTTATTCAACTCTTAAGTTCGAGATTAAAAAGAAGAAAGTTTTCGTTACAACGCGATCTCATGACGCATTTCTATCGACGTGATTATTATGAGAAAAAGCTACTTTCTCAAAAGAGTTTTTGTTTATTAATCATTGATATTGATAACTTTAAGTCTATCAATGACACTTATGGTCATGAAGTCGGCGACGAAGTAATTCGTACTGTCGCGGAAAGAGTAAACCAATGTATCCGCCAAAGTGATATCGCGATACGTTGGGGAGGAGAAGAGTTTATTTTAAGCTTCCCAGTAATGACAAGAGAGCAATTAGAGCTGAAGGCAGAAGAAATCCGACATATTATTCAGGTGTACCCTATCCATGGGATTGATGTCACAATTTCAATTGGGGGGACTGTGTCGGACACATTGTCATTTACTGAAGCATATAAAGTCAGTGATGATGCGTTATACCAATCAAAACATAACGGCCGTAATCAATCGACGATTATTTGA
- a CDS encoding enoyl-CoA hydratase/isomerase family protein: MITSSLSNHILTLTIDRPTAKNALNLDMYQDLAQQLERAKNDDIYVVIITGNSDIFCSGNDIEDFIQLAQADNTQAQINREIIERFMLAMIDCPVPIIAAVSGAAIGIGMTLLQHCDFIFATPNTHFTLPFVKLGLCPEFGSSLLLPQLIGERKAKAMLLLGEEMTVEEALSLGFINQITVQPEQRAAHCANTLAALPKEALQHSKKLLSDSTRQQLIDCIYKENDLIFKLIKRSEATSALSRFKGKKSHT; this comes from the coding sequence ATGATCACTTCATCTTTATCAAATCATATTCTTACGCTCACTATTGACCGCCCTACCGCGAAAAATGCACTTAACCTTGATATGTACCAAGATCTTGCTCAACAGTTAGAGCGAGCAAAAAATGATGATATATACGTCGTTATTATTACCGGTAATTCGGATATTTTTTGCAGTGGTAATGATATTGAAGACTTTATTCAATTAGCGCAGGCAGATAACACTCAAGCACAAATAAACCGAGAGATTATTGAACGCTTTATGCTCGCAATGATTGATTGCCCTGTGCCTATTATTGCCGCGGTGTCTGGTGCAGCCATTGGGATAGGGATGACACTGTTACAACACTGTGATTTCATTTTTGCCACTCCTAATACACACTTCACTCTCCCTTTTGTAAAGCTCGGATTATGCCCTGAATTTGGTTCAAGTTTGTTATTACCGCAATTGATCGGTGAACGAAAAGCTAAAGCAATGTTACTGCTTGGCGAGGAAATGACAGTAGAGGAAGCGTTATCTCTTGGTTTTATCAATCAAATAACCGTTCAACCTGAGCAACGTGCTGCGCACTGTGCTAATACACTTGCCGCTTTACCTAAAGAAGCATTACAACACTCTAAAAAACTACTATCAGACAGTACGCGCCAACAGCTTATTGATTGTATTTACAAAGAGAATGACCTTATTTTTAAGCTGATTAAACGTTCAGAAGCAACCAGTGCATTATCTCGATTTAAGGGAAAAAAAAGTCATACTTAA
- a CDS encoding amino acid aminotransferase has product MFEKITAAPADPILGLTEEFKADTRATKINLGVGIYKDETGNTPVLATVKKAEAILLEKEKTKSYLSIPGTPEYGLAVQELLFGNDATIITEKRAQTAQAPGGTGALRVAAEFIKRQLGDVKVWISNPTWANHHGVFGAAGLETQQYSYYNAETSDIDFDAAVADLSQASEGDIVLLHGCCHNPTGIDPTTEQWQVLAKLCIEKKLLPMFDFAYQGFARGVEEDAQGLRIFADQLPELLVASSFSKNFGLYNERVGAFTLVGKTAEQAATAFSQVKSIARVIYSNPPAHGAAIVTTILNNAELRAEWEQEVADMRDRIQEMRTLFVTTLKELGVTNDFSFIERQNGMFSFSGLSKDQVTQLKNDFAIYIVGSGRISVAGMTKDNMMPLCKGIAAVL; this is encoded by the coding sequence ATGTTTGAGAAAATTACGGCAGCTCCTGCTGATCCAATTTTAGGTTTAACAGAAGAATTCAAAGCAGATACACGCGCAACAAAGATTAATCTAGGCGTTGGTATTTATAAAGATGAAACAGGTAATACACCTGTTCTTGCCACCGTAAAAAAAGCAGAAGCAATTTTGCTTGAAAAAGAAAAAACAAAATCATACTTAAGCATCCCAGGTACGCCAGAATACGGCCTAGCCGTACAAGAGCTACTTTTTGGTAACGATGCAACAATCATCACTGAAAAACGCGCACAAACAGCTCAAGCACCTGGTGGTACTGGTGCACTACGTGTTGCCGCTGAATTTATTAAGCGTCAATTAGGCGATGTGAAAGTATGGATCAGTAATCCTACTTGGGCAAACCACCACGGCGTATTTGGTGCTGCTGGTCTTGAAACACAGCAATACTCTTACTATAACGCTGAAACAAGTGATATTGACTTTGACGCTGCTGTTGCTGATTTAAGCCAAGCTAGCGAAGGTGATATTGTTCTTCTGCATGGTTGCTGTCACAACCCAACAGGTATTGACCCAACAACAGAGCAGTGGCAAGTACTAGCAAAACTCTGCATTGAGAAAAAACTACTACCAATGTTTGATTTTGCTTATCAAGGCTTCGCACGCGGTGTAGAAGAAGATGCGCAAGGTTTACGCATCTTTGCAGATCAACTGCCAGAATTACTGGTAGCAAGTTCATTCTCTAAGAACTTTGGTTTATACAATGAACGTGTAGGTGCATTTACACTTGTTGGTAAAACTGCAGAGCAAGCAGCCACAGCATTTAGCCAAGTGAAATCTATCGCACGTGTTATTTATTCTAACCCACCAGCTCACGGTGCTGCGATTGTAACAACAATCCTAAACAACGCTGAACTTCGTGCAGAATGGGAACAAGAAGTTGCTGATATGCGTGATCGTATCCAAGAAATGCGTACGCTATTTGTAACGACATTAAAAGAGTTAGGTGTAACTAACGACTTTAGCTTCATTGAACGCCAAAACGGTATGTTCTCGTTCTCTGGTTTATCAAAAGACCAAGTTACACAACTTAAAAATGACTTTGCTATTTATATTGTTGGTTCAGGCCGTATTAGTGTTGCGGGCATGACAAAAGATAATATGATGCCTTTATGTAAAGGTATTGCTGCAGTCTTATAA
- a CDS encoding MarR family transcriptional regulator codes for MRISHKRKVQLKLQKQTPVFAELATKAAPKKAAEKASNVETVKAAPAAKAVEAKKEVKATPAKATTAVSLTPKQQQVLDIVVKNAEGLNPKGIGLEAGQEDAKAASWATGALKKLTEEGLVERIQLAGNKVLYKAL; via the coding sequence ATGAGAATCTCTCACAAACGTAAAGTACAGCTAAAACTTCAAAAACAGACGCCTGTTTTTGCTGAGTTAGCGACAAAAGCAGCGCCTAAAAAAGCAGCTGAAAAAGCATCAAATGTTGAAACAGTGAAAGCTGCACCAGCAGCAAAAGCTGTAGAAGCAAAAAAAGAAGTTAAAGCGACACCTGCGAAAGCAACAACGGCAGTGTCATTAACTCCTAAGCAGCAACAAGTGTTAGATATTGTTGTTAAAAATGCTGAAGGTTTAAACCCTAAAGGCATTGGCTTAGAAGCTGGTCAGGAAGATGCGAAAGCGGCTTCTTGGGCTACAGGTGCGTTAAAAAAACTGACTGAAGAAGGGTTAGTTGAACGCATTCAATTGGCTGGCAACAAAGTTTTATACAAAGCACTTTAA
- a CDS encoding DUF2982 domain-containing protein has protein sequence METYHVKSAPITPYVMLFVFCFTASISASCLTFFIPDMTLLATILTTIIIGVSAVIVIRYICDSKYLFTLTFMHCQYHSHYGGWSTPWYNISQLGKAEISHQGWQQPLPWIGIRLNDYDDFIKNISPRLAARIIIEQRILLVMAIKNSDVDNYTIEDVLFDDEPYQSPNGNVFKGLRAMLAHRMKYNREFLGFDFFISEDTLDRPINDFIGLLRRYKAAAIH, from the coding sequence ATGGAAACGTACCATGTAAAGTCAGCCCCTATTACCCCTTATGTAATGCTGTTTGTTTTTTGTTTTACAGCGTCGATTAGTGCTAGCTGCCTTACCTTTTTTATTCCTGATATGACACTTCTAGCAACTATTCTGACCACTATTATTATTGGGGTTAGTGCCGTTATTGTTATTCGTTACATCTGTGATTCAAAATATCTGTTCACGCTTACATTCATGCATTGCCAATATCATAGTCATTACGGTGGTTGGTCAACGCCTTGGTATAATATATCGCAATTAGGTAAAGCCGAAATAAGCCACCAAGGCTGGCAACAACCTCTGCCGTGGATTGGAATTAGACTCAACGATTATGATGATTTTATTAAAAATATAAGCCCCCGTTTGGCTGCTCGCATTATTATTGAGCAACGCATTTTATTAGTCATGGCGATTAAAAACAGCGACGTTGATAATTACACGATAGAAGATGTGTTATTTGATGATGAACCTTACCAATCACCAAATGGTAATGTCTTTAAAGGCCTAAGAGCGATGCTAGCACACCGTATGAAATATAATCGTGAGTTCTTAGGCTTTGATTTTTTCATATCTGAAGATACGTTAGATAGGCCAATTAATGATTTTATTGGCCTACTAAGACGTTATAAAGCAGCCGCTATACACTAA
- a CDS encoding MFS transporter, translating to MNIDATQETAQRYRYWRIHIMVSMYIGYAAFYLTRKNFSYAMPAIITDLGWDKADIGLMGTLFYITYGCSKFISGIVSDRSNPRYFMGVGLIATGIINILFGLSSSIVALSILWILNAWFQGWGWPACSKLLTTWYSRSERGRWWSIWNTAHNVGGAMIPIIVGFTVLHFGWRYSFYIPGIIAVVIGLFLCWRLRDKPTSMGLPSIGHWRKDHLEIAHENTGKGLSQKQILFRYVLNNKYIWLLSFSYILVYIVRTAINDWGNLYLTEQYGYSLITANSALSLFEIGGFFGSLVAGWGSDKIFSGNRGPMILLFSIGIFLSVAALWLIPISSFVLQAVCLFTIGFFVFGPQMLIGMAAAECSHKDSVGAATGFVGLFAYMGAALAGYPLAIIMQHYHWMGFFVVISVAAAAIGLLLLPFLKAQHGDAISV from the coding sequence ATGAATATAGACGCTACTCAAGAAACGGCACAACGCTATCGTTATTGGCGTATTCACATTATGGTGAGTATGTATATTGGTTACGCTGCCTTCTATTTAACCCGTAAAAACTTCAGTTATGCCATGCCTGCAATCATTACTGATTTGGGGTGGGATAAAGCAGATATTGGCCTAATGGGCACATTATTTTATATCACTTACGGCTGCTCTAAATTCATTTCTGGTATTGTCAGTGATCGTTCTAATCCTCGTTATTTTATGGGGGTTGGGCTGATTGCAACCGGTATAATTAATATTCTATTTGGCTTATCTAGTTCCATTGTCGCGCTCAGCATATTATGGATATTAAATGCATGGTTTCAGGGCTGGGGATGGCCTGCCTGTTCTAAATTACTAACAACATGGTATTCACGCTCTGAGCGTGGCAGATGGTGGTCTATTTGGAATACTGCACACAATGTGGGGGGCGCAATGATCCCCATTATTGTTGGTTTCACTGTGCTCCATTTTGGCTGGCGTTACAGTTTCTATATTCCTGGCATCATTGCTGTGGTTATCGGTTTATTTCTTTGTTGGCGTTTACGCGATAAACCGACGTCAATGGGATTACCGAGTATCGGACACTGGCGCAAAGATCACTTAGAAATTGCCCATGAAAATACAGGCAAGGGCTTATCGCAAAAGCAGATCCTATTTCGTTATGTACTCAATAATAAATACATTTGGTTATTAAGCTTTAGCTATATTCTGGTCTATATCGTTCGGACAGCGATTAATGACTGGGGTAATTTATACCTTACCGAACAATACGGTTATAGCTTGATCACGGCTAATAGCGCATTGTCATTGTTTGAAATTGGCGGATTTTTCGGTTCGCTGGTGGCTGGGTGGGGATCGGATAAAATATTCTCAGGTAATCGCGGGCCGATGATCTTATTGTTTTCAATCGGTATCTTTTTATCTGTTGCCGCGCTGTGGTTAATTCCAATCTCGAGCTTTGTGTTGCAGGCGGTGTGTTTATTTACGATTGGCTTTTTTGTGTTTGGCCCTCAAATGCTTATAGGTATGGCGGCTGCTGAGTGCTCACATAAAGACTCCGTTGGCGCAGCAACCGGATTTGTGGGGCTATTTGCCTATATGGGCGCAGCGCTTGCAGGTTACCCTCTAGCGATAATTATGCAGCATTACCATTGGATGGGATTCTTTGTTGTTATTTCTGTAGCAGCTGCTGCGATAGGGTTATTGCTATTACCATTTTTAAAAGCGCAACACGGCGACGCTATTAGTGTATAG
- the uhpB gene encoding signal transduction histidine-protein kinase/phosphatase UhpB, whose translation MRSFSLTSLCVWLFVCCSWFCLWGISYYFIMDPILATVFFPFALRLGLTLHSSKKYWLAIYSAEWSGLLLLALSLPQYSWLALFIASMLSIPVTLLARRYYKGVQWRLLTVMAIAITTLALINMLVLNGVHFFDLFNTRRLGFIFLISMTSGLMLVPSCYLIWNYLFQKEWIPLTVDVVSRPVEFRSQHLFFFCLLFIANILLQVHLPEQLSLFAPFCLAIPIIVLAFRYGWEGALLGTLLNSIALIAVRSEVSSIETVDLLLSLSAQSITGILLGIGIQHQRDLNKKLSKQLKRNYSLSRQLVTAEESVRQNIARELHDEIGQNITAIRTQASILKRVETSQVGESCASSIEQLSLNIYDTTKGLLSQLRPKTLDDLGLKAAIEQVIRDLNFEAQDIDVAMSYPKNIDDVMSDMLQITLFRVAQEALNNIAKYAKATEVLITLSVDDNITMEIEDNGVGFKTSDTLKGFGLRGMKERIEALGGQCVITSHIQPKAELQMYYDHPPLAGTNIRVVLPQLSSLS comes from the coding sequence GTGCGTAGCTTTAGCCTAACATCACTTTGTGTTTGGTTATTTGTTTGCTGTAGTTGGTTCTGCTTATGGGGTATTTCATATTACTTCATTATGGATCCTATTCTCGCAACGGTGTTTTTTCCTTTTGCACTTAGGCTTGGTTTAACTCTTCATAGCTCTAAAAAGTATTGGCTTGCTATCTATAGTGCAGAATGGAGCGGGTTACTATTACTGGCATTATCTTTGCCGCAATATAGTTGGCTGGCTTTATTTATTGCCAGTATGTTATCGATACCTGTCACCTTACTTGCGCGGCGTTATTATAAAGGTGTGCAGTGGCGTTTACTTACTGTTATGGCGATTGCGATAACAACGTTAGCATTGATCAATATGCTGGTATTGAATGGGGTGCACTTCTTTGATCTTTTCAATACTCGCCGACTCGGTTTTATTTTTCTTATTAGTATGACAAGCGGCTTAATGTTGGTACCGAGCTGTTATTTGATTTGGAATTATTTGTTTCAAAAGGAGTGGATACCATTAACAGTCGATGTGGTTTCTCGTCCGGTTGAATTTCGTAGCCAGCATCTTTTTTTCTTCTGCCTATTATTCATTGCCAACATCTTATTGCAGGTGCATTTACCTGAGCAATTGAGTTTGTTTGCGCCATTTTGTTTGGCAATTCCGATTATAGTATTAGCGTTTCGTTATGGTTGGGAAGGGGCATTACTGGGCACCTTACTTAACAGTATTGCTTTAATTGCTGTTCGTAGTGAAGTGAGCTCAATTGAAACCGTTGATTTGTTGCTGTCGTTATCAGCACAAAGTATTACGGGGATTTTGTTGGGGATTGGGATCCAACATCAGCGTGATTTAAATAAAAAACTGTCGAAACAATTAAAACGCAATTATTCCTTATCACGTCAGTTGGTTACGGCAGAAGAGTCTGTAAGACAAAATATCGCTCGAGAATTACATGACGAAATTGGACAAAATATTACCGCAATACGCACTCAAGCCAGTATTTTAAAACGTGTTGAAACATCACAGGTTGGCGAATCTTGTGCCTCTTCGATAGAGCAATTATCGCTAAATATTTATGACACAACAAAAGGCTTATTGTCGCAATTACGGCCAAAGACACTGGATGATTTAGGCTTAAAAGCAGCGATCGAACAAGTGATCAGAGATTTAAACTTTGAAGCACAAGATATTGATGTCGCAATGTCTTATCCGAAAAATATTGATGATGTGATGTCAGATATGCTGCAAATCACGCTGTTTCGTGTCGCACAGGAAGCGCTAAATAACATCGCAAAATACGCAAAGGCAACGGAAGTGCTGATCACACTGTCGGTTGATGACAATATCACAATGGAAATAGAAGATAACGGCGTGGGTTTTAAAACCAGTGATACATTGAAAGGCTTTGGTTTGCGTGGGATGAAAGAGCGTATCGAAGCGTTAGGTGGTCAGTGTGTTATTACCAGCCATATTCAGCCTAAAGCTGAATTACAGATGTACTATGACCATCCGCCTTTAGCTGGGACTAACATTCGTGTTGTACTGCCACAGCTTAGCTCGCTCTCGTAG
- the uhpA gene encoding transcriptional regulator UhpA gives MIKIALVDDHVIVRSGFAQLLALEPDMEVVGQFSSAEDARLGLPGLDVTVCILDISMPNESGLTLLEDLPSGITSIMLSVHDSATVVEKALSLGAKGFLSKRCSPEELVQAVRTASQGGCYLTPDIAINLVSPNCNKQALGKLTKREHQISELLATGLDVKAVAVKLGLSHKTVHVHRANAMDKLDVKNNVELAKFFSGDVI, from the coding sequence ATGATTAAAATTGCTTTGGTTGATGACCACGTAATCGTGCGTTCTGGCTTTGCTCAGCTATTAGCGTTAGAGCCTGATATGGAGGTTGTTGGACAATTCAGTTCTGCTGAAGATGCTCGATTAGGTTTACCTGGTTTAGATGTTACGGTATGTATTTTAGATATTTCGATGCCTAATGAAAGTGGCTTAACGTTACTTGAAGATCTTCCATCAGGTATTACAAGTATTATGCTGAGTGTCCATGACTCTGCAACGGTAGTAGAAAAAGCATTGAGCTTAGGTGCAAAAGGCTTTTTAAGTAAACGTTGTAGTCCTGAGGAATTAGTTCAAGCGGTAAGAACAGCGTCGCAAGGTGGTTGTTATTTGACCCCTGATATCGCGATTAATTTAGTTTCACCTAATTGTAATAAGCAAGCGTTAGGAAAATTGACGAAACGTGAGCATCAAATTAGTGAATTATTGGCAACAGGGCTCGATGTTAAAGCGGTCGCGGTAAAATTGGGTTTAAGCCATAAAACAGTACATGTTCATCGTGCGAATGCGATGGATAAATTGGACGTAAAAAATAACGTTGAGCTTGCTAAGTTCTTTAGCGGGGATGTTATCTAG
- the uhpT gene encoding hexose-6-phosphate:phosphate antiporter, protein MLKLLTQVRKPTLDLPLAVRKKMWLAPFLRSYLVVFVSYMVMYFIRKNFNIAQNDLISDYGMSMTQLGTIGLGFSITYGIGKTALNYWCDGKNSKNILPLGLLLSGLCMLGFGLVMGPSMGSFYMMIGLYALSGLFQSVGGSNSYSTISKWTSKKNRGTFLGMWNISHNIGGAGAAGVALFGANYFFNGNVAGMFIVPSIIAIVVALIGFSMGNDSPESYGLGTAEELFEEPISEEDKAVNENQMSKLEIFKTYVLYNKVIWLLCFANVFLYVVRIGIDQWSTVYGYEILGFDKETAISGFTMFETGALIGTCLWGFFSDLINGRRGLVACIALIGVIATLGFYQHADTIFAYRASLFALGFLVFGPQLLIGVAAVGFVPKQGIAVADGIKGTFAYLIGDSFAKLGLGMIADGTPIFGQTGWAGTFVALDTAAVICCVIMAIVAVLEERKIYREKKEKQQLATN, encoded by the coding sequence ATGTTAAAACTGCTTACACAGGTAAGAAAACCAACGCTTGATTTACCTTTAGCTGTTCGTAAGAAAATGTGGCTTGCGCCATTCTTACGTTCATACCTCGTAGTATTTGTTAGCTACATGGTAATGTATTTCATCCGTAAGAATTTCAATATTGCGCAAAACGACCTGATCTCTGATTACGGTATGAGTATGACGCAACTAGGTACCATTGGTCTTGGTTTCTCTATTACTTATGGCATCGGTAAAACAGCATTAAATTACTGGTGTGATGGTAAGAACTCGAAAAATATTTTGCCATTGGGCTTATTATTGTCTGGTTTATGTATGCTGGGCTTTGGTTTAGTCATGGGGCCATCAATGGGCTCGTTTTACATGATGATTGGCCTGTATGCATTATCGGGTTTATTCCAAAGTGTGGGTGGTTCTAACTCGTACTCCACTATTTCAAAGTGGACCAGTAAAAAGAACCGCGGTACGTTCCTTGGTATGTGGAATATTTCGCACAACATCGGTGGTGCGGGTGCCGCAGGTGTTGCACTATTTGGTGCAAACTACTTCTTTAATGGTAATGTTGCGGGTATGTTTATCGTGCCTTCTATCATTGCAATTGTTGTTGCGCTAATTGGTTTTAGCATGGGTAACGATAGCCCAGAGTCTTATGGTTTAGGTACTGCAGAAGAGCTATTTGAAGAGCCAATTTCTGAAGAAGACAAAGCGGTTAACGAAAACCAGATGAGCAAGCTGGAAATCTTCAAAACCTATGTGCTGTACAACAAGGTTATTTGGCTTCTATGTTTTGCTAACGTATTTCTTTACGTTGTGCGTATTGGTATCGACCAATGGTCAACGGTATATGGTTACGAAATACTTGGCTTTGATAAAGAAACGGCTATTTCTGGTTTCACCATGTTCGAAACGGGCGCATTAATCGGCACATGTTTATGGGGTTTCTTCTCTGACTTAATCAATGGTCGTCGTGGCTTAGTTGCGTGTATTGCGCTTATTGGTGTGATTGCAACATTAGGTTTCTACCAACATGCGGATACAATTTTTGCTTACAGAGCATCATTATTTGCACTTGGTTTCTTAGTCTTTGGTCCACAGCTTCTTATTGGTGTTGCAGCAGTTGGCTTTGTGCCTAAACAGGGCATCGCGGTTGCCGATGGTATTAAAGGTACGTTTGCTTACCTAATCGGTGATAGCTTTGCGAAACTAGGTTTAGGTATGATTGCTGATGGTACGCCTATTTTCGGTCAAACGGGTTGGGCAGGAACATTCGTTGCGCTAGATACGGCTGCAGTTATTTGTTGTGTGATCATGGCAATTGTTGCTGTTCTTGAAGAGCGTAAGATTTACCGTGAGAAGAAAGAAAAACAGCAATTAGCAACTAACTAA
- a CDS encoding MBL fold metallo-hydrolase, translating into MSLKYQIVPVTPFQQNCSIIWCDETNQAAIVDPGGDIEQLTKVVDELGLTVTQLILTHGHLDHVGGTAPLSQSLNVPVIGPHKDDEFWLQGLPRQSEMFGFPMTEAFEPTQWLNDGDEINVGNQTLQVLHTPGHTPGHVILFSNDANVAFVGDVLFKGGIGRTDFPRGDHPTLINAIKTKLWPLGDAVTFVPGHGPLSTFGHERATNPFVADEMPLY; encoded by the coding sequence ATGAGTCTTAAGTATCAAATTGTTCCTGTTACACCGTTTCAGCAAAATTGCTCAATTATTTGGTGTGATGAAACAAACCAAGCGGCGATTGTTGATCCTGGTGGTGACATTGAACAATTAACCAAAGTGGTTGACGAGTTAGGGTTAACCGTTACTCAACTTATTTTAACCCATGGTCACCTTGACCATGTTGGAGGTACAGCGCCGTTATCTCAGTCTTTAAATGTACCGGTTATTGGTCCACATAAAGATGATGAGTTTTGGTTACAAGGCCTACCGCGTCAAAGCGAAATGTTTGGCTTTCCGATGACGGAAGCATTTGAGCCTACGCAATGGCTAAACGATGGCGATGAAATTAATGTCGGTAATCAAACATTGCAAGTTCTCCATACCCCAGGACATACCCCAGGACATGTGATTTTATTTAGCAATGACGCTAATGTTGCATTTGTTGGCGATGTGCTATTTAAAGGGGGAATCGGTCGAACTGATTTTCCTCGTGGTGATCATCCAACGTTGATCAACGCGATTAAAACTAAGCTATGGCCGTTAGGTGATGCTGTGACTTTTGTACCGGGTCATGGTCCATTATCGACATTTGGTCATGAGCGAGCAACAAACCCATTTGTTGCTGATGAAATGCCATTATATTAA
- a CDS encoding YcbK family protein — translation MNINRRKFLALGGAVVGSCLLPNIAIASPFKASDPRSLLIRNLHTGEELETKYFNGKTYVGSAVRQIDHLCRDFRQNEVARIDRRLYDAISQIQTYLGHEGYAQLISGYRSPKTNKMLAKRSGGVAKKSYHMKAQAIDFNLEGVPLAKIRQAAMDLKIGGVGYYPGSQFVHIDTGPVRNWRG, via the coding sequence ATTAATATTAATCGCCGTAAATTCCTTGCTCTCGGCGGAGCGGTTGTCGGTTCTTGTTTATTACCTAATATAGCAATTGCCAGCCCATTTAAAGCATCAGATCCTCGTAGTCTATTGATTCGTAATCTTCATACAGGTGAAGAGTTAGAAACTAAATATTTTAATGGAAAAACCTATGTCGGCTCTGCGGTAAGACAAATTGATCATCTGTGCCGTGATTTTAGACAAAATGAAGTCGCGCGTATTGATCGCCGTTTATATGATGCAATATCGCAAATTCAGACATATTTAGGACATGAAGGTTATGCTCAACTTATTTCTGGTTATCGCTCGCCAAAAACTAACAAAATGTTAGCAAAACGCAGCGGTGGAGTAGCGAAAAAGAGTTATCACATGAAGGCACAAGCTATCGATTTTAACCTTGAAGGTGTTCCATTAGCAAAAATTCGCCAAGCGGCAATGGATCTGAAAATTGGTGGTGTGGGTTATTACCCAGGGAGCCAATTTGTGCATATTGATACAGGCCCTGTGCGTAACTGGCGTGGTTAA